From a region of the Synechococcus sp. PCC 7502 genome:
- the secD gene encoding protein translocase subunit SecD produces the protein MPKQSRLLVVIFIVVLSAIFWIYKSPPRLGLDLRGGAQLTLQAQTNPRQGIDKITPRIMETAKFVVEQRINGLGVGEAAVQISGENQLIVQLPGVSDPAQAERVLGNTAQLEFRKQKVGSEARLGVERQVLLEKEVKQRQLELGGNSEEISKNKEDILKSQEAIADLFETTGLTGDLLKDAVAQPLDAGQSNWQVALTFNDKGGDLFAKITGELGGTGRSIGIFLDNQLFSSPSVGPEFQGRGITGGRAVITGNFTLQQATDLSLQLRAGALPVPIKIVENRTVGATLGADSVQSSIIAGVSGLILVLAFMIFYYRLLGLVADIALLVYAVITFALFSLLGVTLTLPGIAGFILSIGIAVDANVLIFERTKEELLAGKTLYKSVDAGFNRAWTSILDSNVTTLISCGALFWLGSGLVKGFALTLGVGVVVSMFTAITCSHALLLALISYPNLRQPSLYGVKTFGKVSNSGTNGSNNDKSTDQPTGTIL, from the coding sequence ATGCCCAAACAGAGTCGTTTACTAGTTGTAATTTTTATAGTTGTTTTGAGTGCGATTTTTTGGATTTATAAATCTCCGCCTCGTCTTGGTTTAGACCTCCGTGGTGGTGCACAACTGACTTTACAAGCTCAAACCAATCCCAGACAGGGCATTGATAAAATTACGCCTAGGATTATGGAGACTGCCAAATTTGTGGTGGAACAACGGATCAATGGTTTGGGGGTGGGAGAAGCGGCAGTGCAAATTAGTGGTGAAAATCAATTAATTGTGCAGCTACCAGGAGTAAGCGATCCTGCTCAAGCGGAAAGGGTTTTAGGTAATACTGCCCAATTAGAGTTTCGTAAGCAAAAAGTAGGCAGTGAAGCGAGATTAGGTGTAGAGCGTCAAGTTTTATTGGAAAAGGAAGTTAAACAACGCCAACTGGAATTAGGGGGCAATAGTGAAGAAATTAGTAAAAATAAAGAGGATATTCTCAAAAGCCAAGAGGCGATCGCTGACCTATTTGAAACGACTGGTTTAACAGGAGATTTACTAAAAGATGCGGTGGCTCAACCCTTGGATGCAGGACAATCTAACTGGCAGGTAGCTTTAACCTTTAATGATAAGGGCGGTGATTTATTTGCCAAAATTACAGGTGAATTGGGCGGTACAGGCAGAAGCATTGGTATATTTTTAGACAATCAACTATTTAGCTCTCCTAGTGTTGGTCCCGAATTTCAAGGCAGGGGTATTACGGGAGGAAGGGCAGTGATCACTGGCAATTTTACCCTCCAGCAAGCGACGGATTTATCTTTACAACTGCGGGCGGGAGCTTTACCAGTACCAATTAAAATTGTTGAAAATCGAACTGTAGGAGCAACCCTAGGTGCTGATAGTGTGCAAAGTAGCATTATTGCTGGAGTCAGTGGTTTGATCCTAGTGCTGGCATTTATGATTTTCTACTATCGCCTATTAGGACTGGTGGCGGATATTGCCCTTTTGGTTTATGCAGTTATTACTTTTGCCTTGTTTAGCTTATTGGGTGTAACTTTGACCTTACCTGGAATTGCTGGGTTTATTCTGAGTATTGGTATTGCCGTGGATGCAAACGTTTTAATCTTTGAACGTACAAAGGAGGAACTACTTGCAGGTAAAACTTTGTATAAGTCTGTGGATGCAGGATTTAATCGTGCTTGGACAAGTATTTTAGATAGTAATGTCACAACTTTGATTAGCTGTGGGGCATTATTTTGGTTGGGTTCTGGGTTGGTTAAGGGTTTTGCTCTGACCTTGGGAGTTGGGGTTGTAGTGAGTATGTTTACGGCAATTACCTGTAGTCATGCTTTGTTATTGGCTTTGATCAGCTATCCGAATCTGCGCCAGCCATCCTTATATGGAGTCAAAACCTTTGGTAAGGTAAGTAACTCTGGTACCAATGGCTCCAATAACGACAAATCTACTGATCAACCTACAGGTACTATTTTATGA
- a CDS encoding photosystem I reaction centre subunit III, giving the protein MQRLFALILVLSLWFGVNLTTAQPAYAEFSFDTLTPCGSSQAFKDVIDKEIDGYTSRLASFAPNSAPAQYLKGKITAAQERYSKYSSSTLLCGSDGLPHIISDGRFDHAGEFLIPGLLFLYITGWIGWVGRDYLRAVRKDPSTATQKEIIIDVPLALRYALTGFTWPLAALKELGDGSLIASEKEVTVSPR; this is encoded by the coding sequence ATGCAAAGATTGTTTGCTCTCATTTTAGTATTAAGTCTGTGGTTTGGGGTCAACCTCACCACTGCTCAGCCTGCCTATGCAGAATTCTCCTTTGATACTTTAACTCCCTGTGGCAGTTCCCAAGCCTTTAAGGATGTTATCGACAAAGAAATCGATGGATACACATCTCGTCTTGCTAGCTTTGCTCCCAACAGCGCACCTGCTCAGTACCTAAAAGGTAAAATTACTGCGGCTCAAGAGCGTTATAGCAAATATTCCAGTTCTACTCTATTGTGTGGCTCCGATGGACTACCTCACATTATCTCTGATGGTCGTTTTGATCACGCTGGCGAGTTCCTAATTCCCGGTTTACTCTTCCTTTACATCACTGGGTGGATTGGTTGGGTCGGTCGAGATTACCTGCGAGCTGTGCGTAAAGACCCCTCTACTGCAACTCAAAAAGAAATTATCATTGATGTTCCCCTAGCTTTACGCTATGCGCTTACTGGCTTTACATGGCCCCTAGCCGCATTAAAAGAACTTGGCGATGGTTCATTAATTGCCTCCGAAAAAGAAGTTACTGTATCACCTCGTTAA
- the psaJ gene encoding photosystem I reaction center subunit IX — protein sequence MQDLTKYLSSAPVIATAWLLFTAGILIEFNRFFPDLLLFPF from the coding sequence ATGCAAGACCTAACTAAATATCTATCCTCTGCACCTGTAATCGCAACGGCTTGGTTACTGTTTACCGCAGGAATTTTAATTGAATTTAATCGCTTTTTCCCTGACTTGTTGTTATTCCCTTTTTAA
- a CDS encoding photosystem I reaction center subunit XI yields the protein MTDFVSAPAAGPEEGNLLTPVNSSSFSKFLIENLPAYRKGLEPQTRGLEIGMAHGYLLFGPFAKLGPLRDSTTIAPELAGLVGAVGLVLILTITLSLYAYSQPRKDDWLGGENGWAQFASGFIVGGGGGAATAYFLTTNLSLLMAAHI from the coding sequence ATGACTGATTTTGTTTCGGCTCCAGCCGCAGGACCGGAAGAGGGTAATCTTCTTACTCCTGTAAATAGTTCTAGTTTCAGCAAGTTTCTGATCGAAAATTTACCTGCTTACCGTAAAGGCTTAGAACCTCAAACTAGAGGACTAGAAATTGGTATGGCTCATGGGTATTTATTGTTTGGACCTTTCGCAAAGCTTGGTCCTTTGAGAGATTCCACCACGATCGCCCCTGAACTAGCAGGATTAGTTGGTGCTGTGGGATTAGTATTGATTTTAACAATCACTCTTTCCCTATATGCGTACAGCCAGCCTCGTAAAGATGATTGGCTTGGCGGCGAAAATGGTTGGGCTCAGTTTGCCTCTGGCTTTATAGTCGGCGGTGGTGGTGGTGCTGCAACTGCCTACTTCTTGACCACAAACCTGAGCTTATTAATGGCTGCTCATATATAA
- a CDS encoding transposase, with the protein MLNPYSSSLTDKEWEIIEPLLPKKKQTRPPTWTKRQILDGILYQLKNGCNWRDMPRDLPPFSTVYRYYKEWKDTGTFTAIMEALHSTAREQSKKIKMDNFNHH; encoded by the coding sequence ATGCTAAATCCATACTCAAGTAGCCTAACAGATAAAGAATGGGAAATTATAGAACCATTGCTCCCAAAGAAAAAGCAAACTAGACCGCCAACTTGGACAAAAAGACAAATTTTAGACGGCATACTCTACCAACTCAAAAACGGCTGTAATTGGCGAGATATGCCCCGAGACTTACCACCATTCTCTACAGTGTATCGATACTACAAGGAGTGGAAAGATACAGGTACATTTACTGCGATTATGGAAGCTTTGCATTCAACAGCCCGTGAACAGTCAAAAAAAATCAAAATGGACAACTTTAATCATCATTGA